The proteins below come from a single Actinomycetota bacterium genomic window:
- a CDS encoding IS256 family transposase: protein LASVVMQAYVEGVSTRRVDDVARAMGVEGISSSQVSRICKDLDEIVDAWRTRPLDAGPYPFMWVDALSLKIREGGRIVNTCALIATAVNADGRREIVGLQLGSSETGAGWTAFLRDLVARGLHGVQLVTSDAHGGLKDAIAAVLDGAQWQRCRTHFTANLLDRIPRHDQAMVGSLVRTIFAQQRPTDAWDQLDRVTDKLDETYPDAAAMLRDAAPDVLAYTAYPKDTWKRTWSNNPQERLNREIRRRTDVVGIFPDRASVIRLVGAVLAEQHDEWQVGRRYMNQSTIREALITVIDVEHDTDKEALPELQTVTA from the coding sequence CTGGCCAGCGTGGTGATGCAGGCCTACGTCGAGGGGGTGTCGACCCGCCGGGTCGATGACGTTGCTCGTGCGATGGGCGTGGAGGGCATCTCGTCGTCGCAGGTGTCACGCATCTGCAAGGACCTCGACGAGATCGTGGACGCCTGGCGCACGCGGCCGCTGGATGCCGGGCCGTACCCGTTCATGTGGGTTGACGCGCTCAGCCTCAAGATCCGCGAGGGTGGGCGCATCGTGAACACCTGCGCGCTGATCGCCACCGCAGTCAACGCCGACGGACGCCGCGAGATCGTCGGGTTGCAGCTGGGCAGCTCGGAGACCGGAGCGGGCTGGACGGCGTTCCTGCGTGATCTGGTGGCCCGCGGGCTGCACGGGGTGCAGCTGGTCACCTCCGACGCGCACGGCGGGCTCAAAGACGCCATCGCCGCGGTGCTCGACGGAGCACAGTGGCAACGGTGTCGCACCCACTTCACCGCCAACCTGCTCGACCGCATCCCCCGACACGACCAGGCGATGGTCGGCTCGCTGGTGCGCACGATCTTCGCCCAGCAACGCCCCACCGACGCGTGGGACCAGCTCGACCGGGTGACCGACAAGCTCGACGAGACCTACCCCGACGCCGCGGCGATGCTGCGTGACGCCGCCCCCGACGTACTGGCCTACACCGCCTACCCCAAAGACACCTGGAAGCGCACGTGGAGCAACAACCCCCAGGAACGCCTCAACCGCGAAATCCGCCGCCGCACCGACGTCGTGGGCATCTTCCCCGACCGCGCCTCGGTGATCCGCCTCGTCGGTGCGGTGCTCGCCGAACAGCACGACGAGTGGCAGGTCGGACGGCGCTACATGAACCAGTCCACCATCCGCGAAGCCCTCATCACCGTCATCGACGTCGAACACGACACCGACAAAGAGGCCCTCCCAGAACTACAGACCGTGACCGCCTGA